In the genome of Drosophila subpulchrella strain 33 F10 #4 breed RU33 chromosome 2L, RU_Dsub_v1.1 Primary Assembly, whole genome shotgun sequence, one region contains:
- the LOC119546613 gene encoding structural maintenance of chromosomes protein 4, with product MQKARPSKGTPKAVGGGRQSGQFRVPQLTAQQLRAQQQQEEEDAGMDALDDALIFDDEEGGTRIGDIYIPPPVPPHCSMESVGPRLIIAKIVNRNFKSYAGEVELGPFHQSFTAIIGPNGSGKSNVIDSMMFVFGCRANRIRCKRVSTLIHSSSSFPNLRSCSVAVHFKQIVDKGDGTCEDVPDSSIVIERTAMADNSSFYTVNDKRAQLKDVAKLLKKHHVDLEHNRFLILQGEVESIAMMKPKGQTENETGMLEYLEDIVGTQRYIRPLQQINQRVDQLTDDRTEKHNRCKLAEREMKDLEQPFNEAVDYLKKENELVRTKSFHIQKIVSIKKSKLEQYTQEHEACVEEMKTHDEGTAALKQERAEKETIIRKEIEAYESLVKKREQIKKRLVTIESAHTEIQSTMENTNKQRKKDKAQIEKNEKELEDLHKLPEKNQREIEDCNKKLEELEKSKVTLNEELEKKQAELTETTAPLTEKRLKLSDELVGLKEKVNAAKGELQVIESQLKILKQAETTETRKYETLKNSYEQSQKSLEEKVARVDELKESIPRMKDEIANKTAEVDKMVKEERNLSMQCNKLRTEINERSTVMQAQRSNNKVLDFLMRMKAEGKIPGILGRLGDLGGIDAKYDVAISTACGRLDNIVTDNYDTASAAIGALKQYNVGRATFITLDKIEHLRREANSRINTPENVSRLYDLVKVEDDRVRTAFYFSLRNTLVADELEQGTRIAYGRERFRVVTLKGEMIEMTGAMSGGGNRPIRGKMGTQVRTKTAESAESSQMSQKALEDMQIQAEELQARVNYCQEQQGSLEREIQTLRNSQQRDEAEYKRLAVSITSLEQQMASNLKQCEAQRQRMLKKTTDEGAVKEREEQIEAAKQELEQAQFAEQAVSSQIDEIQTQYETMRNENVKPVQAKIKKVGNQIEKLAANVRSLNVALASADRNIQKITGNNNNLRENIKAAEEKLKALCEDRQKCQEKQEELQKEAEEAEAAIEGAKSQSSDIKKQIDEITKEENKRNIERIEIDTKLQAAAGKMNKVKSDIPGWQAQLGPLKLNEIPGETEPQAPLKELTEEELEAETLEALQYKQTMLEEDLKTKKPNLGCIKEFNEKRIVYLDRVRVLEDITSKRNEMRDKYEEVRKRRYKEFMDGFSIITRKLKEMYQMITLGGDAELELVDSMDPFTEGVNFTVRPPKKSWKYISNLSGGEKTLSSLALVFALHYYKPSPLYFMDEIDAALDFKNVSIVGHYIKERTKNAQFIIVSLRVNMFELANFLVGIYKVSDCTDSITMLNYPPALPTQQPVIANSQYVGGTIEQDVTIQPDESQTQDTQATASEQIVSLINQLGGRETTFAPPLESTGRDTTFAQTVERAVIAEAIQQTNATGRITTDVSLDSPPCSPPLVNA from the exons ATGCAGAAGGCGCGTCCTAGCAAGGGCACGCCCAAGGCAGTGGGCGGTGGACGCCAGAGCGGCCAGTTCCGGGTGCCGCAGCTAACTGCCCAGCAATTGCGGGCACAGCAacagcaggaggaggaggacgcGGGCATGGACGCCCTAGATGATGCCCTAATCTTCGACGACGAGGAGGGTGGCACCAGAATTGGCGACATATACATCCCGCCGCCGGTGCCGCCTCATTGCTCCATGGAGAGCGTTGGGCCGCGACTGATCATCGCCAAGATTGTGAATCGGAATTTCAAGAGCTACGCCGGTGAGGTGGAACTGGGTCCCTTCCATCAGAGCTTCACGGCCATCATTGGACCGAATGGCAGTGGCAAGAGCAACGTCATCGACTCCATGATGTTCGTCTTCGGCTGCCGCGCCAATCGCATCCGTTGCAAGCGTGTCTCCACCCTTATTCACTCCTCCTCGAGTTTCCCCAATCTTCGCAGTTGCTCGGTGGCCGTGCACTTCAAGCAGATCGTGGACAAGGGCGATGGCACCTGCGAAGATGTACCCGACTCCAGCATTGTCATCGAACGCACAGCCATGGCGGACAACTCTTCCTTCTACACGGTCAACGACAAGCGAGCCCAGCTCAAGGATGTGGCCAAGCTGCTAAAGAAACATCATGTAGATCTGGAGCACAACCGTTTCCTGATCCTCCAGGGCGAGGTGGAGTCGATTGCCATGATGAAGCCCAAGGGGCAGACGGAAAACGAAACGGGGATGCTGGAGTATCTGGAGGATATTGTGGGAACCCAACGCTACATTCGACCACTGCAGCAGATAAACCAGAGGGTCGATCAGCTCACCGACGATCGAACCGAGAAGCACAACCGATGCAAGCTGGCCGAGCGCGAAATGAAGGATCTGGAGCAGCCGTTCAACGAGGCCGTCGACTATTTGAAGAAGGAAAATGAGCTGGTGCGGACCAAGTCTTTCCACATCCAGAAGATCGTCAGCATAAAGAAGAGCAAGCTGGAGCAGTACACACAGGAGCATGAGGCCTGTGTGGAGGAGATGAAAACCCACGACGAAGGAACTGCTGCCCTAAAACAAGAACGAGCGGAAAAGGAGACCATCATTCGCAAGGAAATTGA AGCCTACGAATCTCTAGTGAAGAAGCGCGAACAAATCAAGAAAAGGCTGGTGACCATCGAGAGTGCCCACACTGAGATTCAAAGCACCATGGAGAACACTAATAAACAGCGCAAGAAGGACAAGGCCCAGATAGAGAAGAACGAGAAGGAGCTGGAGGATCTGCACAAGCTGCCGGAGAAAAACCAGCGCGAAATCGAAGATTGTAATAAAAAACTAGAGGAGCTGGAAAAGAGTAAGGTGACACTGAATGAGGAACTTGAAAAAAAGCAGGCCGAGCTGACGGAAACTACGGCCCCACTGACCGAGAAGCGCCTGAAGCTCAGTGACGAGCTGGTGGGGCTCAAGGAGAAGGTCAACGCGGCCAAGGGAGAGCTGCAGGTGATCGAGTCACAGCTCAAGATTCTCAAACAGGCCGAGACCACCGAGACTAGGAAATATGAGACCCTGAAGAACTCCTACGAACAGTCGCAGAAGAGTCTTGAGGAGAAGGTGGCCAGGGTGGACGAGTTGAAGGAAAGCATTCCGCGCATGAAAGACGAAATAGCCAACAAGACAGCGGAAGTGGATAAAATGGTCAAAGAGGAGCGCAACCTATCCATGCAGTGTAACAAGCTCAGGACAGAG ATCAACGAAAGATCGACGGTCATGCAGGCTCAGCGCTCTAATAACAAAGTCCTTGACTTCCTCATGCGCATGAAGGCGGAGGGAAAAATCCCAGGCATTCTGGGGCGGCTGGGAGATTTGGGTGGCATAGATGCCAAGTACGATGTGGCCATTTCAACCGCCTGTGGACGCTTGGACAACATTGTCACGGACAACTATGACACTGCATCGGCGGCCATTGGTGCGCTGAAGCAGTACAACGTGGGCAGAGCCACCTTTATTACGCTGGACAAGATCGAGCACCTTCGTCGGGAAGCGAACTCTAGGATAAATAC ACCAGAGAACGTTTCTAGACTATACGATCTAGTTAAGGTTGAAGACGACCGGGTGAGAACagctttttatttttccctgCGGAACACACTCGTGGCCGACGAACTGGAGCAGGGCACCCGCATTGCCTATGGCCGAGAACGCTTCCGTGTTGTAACCCTAAAGGGTGAGATGATCGAGATGACGGGCGCCATGTCTGGTGGCGGCAATCGCCCAATACGCGGCAAAATGGGCACCCAGGTGCGCACGAAGACTGCCGAATCGGCGGAAAGTTCGCAAATGTCACAGAAAGCTCTGGAGGACATGCAGATTCAGGCGGAGGAGCTGCAGGCGCGTGTCAACTACTGCCAGGAGCAGCAGGGCAGTCTTGAGCGCGAGATACAAACCCTAAGGAACAGCCAGCAGCGGGATGAGGCGGAGTACAAACGGCTGGCGGTGAGCATTACCTCCCTGGAGCAACAGATGGCCAGCAACCTGAAGCAGTGTGAGGCGCAGCGCCAGCGGATGCTGAAGAAGACAACGGACGAGGGGGCCGTCAAAGAGCGGGAGGAGCAAATAGAAGCAGCGAAGCAAGAATTGGAGCAGGCACAATTCGCCGAGCAGGCTGTTTCCAGCCAAATCGACGAGATCCAGACGCAGTACGAGACCATGAGAAACGAAAATGTCAAGCCCGTGCAGGCCAAGATCAAGAAGGTGGGCAACCAGATCGAGAAGCTGGCCGCCAATGTGCGCTCCCTGAACGTGGCCTTGGCCTCCGCTGATCGCAACATACAAAAGATTACCGGCAACAATAATAATCTGCGGGAGAACATAAAAGCAGCGGAGGAAAAGTTAAAAGCGTTGTGCGAGGACCGGCAGAAATGTCAGGAAAAGCAGGAGGAGCTGCAGAAGGAGGCAGAAGAAGCGGAAGCCGCAATCGAAGGGGCCAAATCCCAATCCTCGGAtatcaaaaaacaaatagatgAGATCACCAAGGAGGAGAATAAACGAAATATTGAGCGTATTGAAATAGATACAAAGTTACAAGCGGCTGCGGGAAAAATGAACAAGGTGAAATCCGACATTCCCGGCTGGCAGGCTCAACTGGGTCCTTTGAAGCTCAACGAGATTCCCGGGGAAACAGAACCACAAGCACCGCTCAAAGAACTCACTGAAGAAGAGCTCGAAGCAGAGACCTTGGAAGCCTTGCAATATAAGCAAACTATGCTGGAGGAGGATCTGAAAACCAAGAAGCCCAACCTGGGCTGCATCAAGGAGTTCAACGAGAAGCGTATAGTCTACCTGGATCGAGTCCGCGTCCTGGAGGACATCACCTCCAAGCGAAACGAGATGCGCGACAAGTATGAGGAGGTGCGAAAGCGACGCTACAAGGAGTTCATGGATGGCTTTAGCATCATAACGAGAAAGCTTAAGGAAATGTACCAGATGATCACGCTGGGCGGGGATGCCGAGCTGGAGCTGGTGGACTCCATGGATCCCTTCACCGAGGGCGTAAACTTTACGGTGCGACCGCCCAAGAAAAGCTGGAAATACATCTCGAATCTCTCAGGCGGTGAGAAGACTCTGTCCTCGCTGGCCCTGGTCTTTGCCCTTCATTACTACAAGCCATCGCCGCTGTACTTCATGGATGAAATCGATGCGGCGCTGGATTTTAAGAATGTCTCTATTGTAGGGCACTATATAAAG GAGCGCACTAAGAACGCCCAGTTCATCATTGTTTCACTTCGCGTCAACATGTTCGAGCTGGCCAACTTTCTGGTGGGCATATACAAGGTTAGCGACTGCACGGACTCCATCACCATGCTAAACTATCCGCCTGCGCTGCCCACTCAGCAGCCCGTCATCGCCAACAGTCAGTATGTGGGCGGGACCATCGAGCAGGATGTTACCATACAGCCCGATGAGAGTCAAACACAGGATACCCAAGCCACGGCTTCAGAACAAATAGTCAGCTTGATTAATCAGTTGGGGGGAAGAGAAACCACCTTTGCTCCGCCCTTGGAAAGCAC